The following proteins come from a genomic window of Halorubrum lacusprofundi ATCC 49239:
- a CDS encoding DUF7567 family protein, with product MSLDVIDRHSEALFEFLWCPVCGHEVFSHIPFEGVFCKHCNTQVELQEPQEDRGYEEAVLACFDTDTTWNLHVDEKLRRDLPDGSARVKILGAPGDYEIDWWSPEPSEDWEPVKHGEFDDIDEPDEVSHLA from the coding sequence ATGAGCCTGGACGTCATCGACCGCCACAGCGAAGCACTGTTCGAGTTCCTCTGGTGTCCGGTCTGCGGGCACGAGGTGTTCAGCCACATCCCCTTCGAGGGCGTGTTCTGCAAGCACTGCAACACACAGGTGGAACTCCAAGAACCGCAAGAGGACCGTGGCTACGAGGAAGCTGTCCTCGCCTGCTTCGATACCGACACGACCTGGAATCTCCACGTCGACGAAAAACTTCGACGCGACCTGCCTGACGGATCGGCGAGGGTGAAGATTCTCGGCGCACCGGGTGACTACGAGATCGACTGGTGGAGTCCCGAACCCAGCGAGGACTGGGAACCGGTCAAGCACGGTGAGTTCGACGACATCGACGAGCCAGACGAGGTGTCACATCTGGCTTAG
- a CDS encoding winged helix DNA-binding protein, with protein MLTKAGLAVIGALSTGREATAADLAMETEYSQTHLYDVLDELLESGLLAEHRGANNQREVSLTDHPVVEAYRALRSELGHVEWPDLLSPATLRVCWYLDEPRRVSEIAERLKITRQGVHKALSPLKHRAMLSPSGPEYALSEDLSPLLTFARAVVRHEHRSRVRGLAPSATVEWCDPKRALVRVQTAEDTEALEAATDWQLTGLARFAEYGLQFFLAGEPAFWYAPDEELTPGEVVCHTLALDSGSRRVSYAMLLIEALDIDQETLTDTATWYDLETTVAAMYQALQEGVEDSDEIPVVLPSESEFMALKEQYGVV; from the coding sequence ATGCTCACTAAGGCCGGACTCGCCGTCATCGGCGCGTTGAGCACCGGCCGGGAAGCAACAGCAGCTGATCTCGCGATGGAAACCGAGTATTCGCAGACTCATCTCTACGACGTACTCGACGAGCTACTCGAATCGGGGTTGCTCGCCGAACACCGTGGGGCAAACAACCAGCGGGAGGTCTCCCTCACAGACCACCCAGTCGTCGAAGCGTACCGGGCCCTTCGATCCGAACTCGGACACGTTGAATGGCCCGACCTTCTCTCGCCGGCTACACTCCGGGTATGCTGGTATCTCGACGAGCCCCGACGTGTGTCTGAGATTGCCGAGCGACTCAAGATTACTCGGCAAGGCGTCCACAAGGCGCTGTCACCGCTCAAGCATCGCGCGATGCTATCCCCCTCCGGCCCAGAGTACGCGTTGAGTGAGGACCTCTCGCCGCTTCTGACGTTCGCTCGTGCAGTCGTCCGGCACGAGCACCGCTCGCGCGTCCGAGGACTTGCACCGAGTGCGACCGTCGAATGGTGTGATCCGAAGCGAGCACTCGTCCGCGTGCAGACAGCCGAGGATACAGAGGCACTCGAGGCCGCCACCGACTGGCAACTGACCGGGCTTGCTCGGTTTGCAGAGTACGGCCTGCAATTCTTCCTCGCCGGCGAACCCGCGTTCTGGTATGCGCCCGACGAGGAACTCACACCGGGCGAAGTGGTGTGTCACACGCTCGCCCTCGATAGCGGCTCCCGCCGGGTTAGCTATGCAATGTTGTTGATCGAGGCGTTAGATATCGACCAGGAAACGCTCACAGACACGGCAACGTGGTACGATCTGGAAACCACGGTCGCTGCGATGTACCAGGCACTTCAGGAAGGGGTCGAAGACTCGGACGAGATCCCTGTCGTCCTTCCAAGTGAATCAGAATTTATGGCGCTCAAAGAGCAGTACGGTGTAGTATGA
- a CDS encoding IS5-like element ISHla2 family transposase has product MKTLPKSQILRFTEKAIHLARRAVSRYSSKFSKHRYTLPQHVVLLCLKVRKNTTYRGLLDELIEMPRIRQALGLTELPTPSTLCKAFNRLDMAVWRVVLTLSATLLPTSGIVGVDASGFDRSHASKHYTKRAELTIQQLKVTLLVDTKVNAILDLHVTTTRKHDSQIAPSLIKRNPETIDILLGDKGYDDQKIRRLARHHEVRPLIKHREFTSLHKAWNARLDADLYGQRSQSETVNSTLKRKYGAFVRSRQWWKQFRELVLRCLVHNIDRAL; this is encoded by the coding sequence ATGAAGACCCTCCCGAAGTCGCAGATTCTCCGTTTTACTGAGAAGGCGATCCACCTAGCACGCCGAGCAGTCTCTCGATACTCCTCGAAGTTTTCTAAACACCGCTATACACTCCCGCAGCACGTTGTTCTACTGTGTCTCAAAGTTCGGAAGAACACGACCTATCGTGGTCTGCTTGACGAACTGATCGAGATGCCACGCATTCGTCAAGCTCTTGGATTAACTGAACTACCTACGCCATCAACGCTCTGTAAGGCGTTCAATCGGCTTGATATGGCTGTATGGCGTGTTGTATTGACTCTCTCAGCGACGCTACTTCCGACGAGTGGAATCGTTGGAGTTGATGCGTCAGGGTTCGACCGCAGTCACGCCTCAAAACATTACACGAAACGGGCTGAACTCACGATTCAGCAGCTCAAAGTGACGCTGTTGGTAGATACGAAAGTGAACGCAATTCTCGATCTGCACGTGACGACGACACGAAAACACGATAGTCAGATCGCTCCATCGTTGATCAAACGCAACCCCGAGACCATCGACATTCTGCTCGGTGACAAAGGCTACGACGACCAGAAGATCAGACGACTTGCCCGTCACCACGAGGTTCGGCCACTGATTAAGCATCGTGAGTTCACATCTCTCCACAAGGCATGGAACGCACGCTTAGACGCTGATCTCTACGGACAGAGAAGTCAATCAGAGACGGTCAACTCAACGCTCAAACGAAAGTACGGTGCCTTCGTTCGCTCCCGACAATGGTGGAAACAGTTCCGTGAACTCGTTCTTAGATGTCTTGTCCACAATATCGACCGAGCCCTCTAA
- a CDS encoding ISH3-like element ISHla11 family transposase gives MKPTQADSEIEEEHLLNCVVNSLDEELAIDLGENVEVTTETLYEVLAGASAGGTSINHVCETTDDSPHANTVRGHLTDQFELDSVEAVGDTLLQRDTLETLPDRPVEVVADLHLDPYYGDEDETEALYSSQAKRGTTAFHAYATLYARVRNKRYTLAVRQLVAGETTSDVLAEFLELLDGLDLGVKAVYLDRGFYNSTGLKLLYAHNYAYVMPIVKWGETIQDELNSGWSREIEHDLAGEVTFPVFIDCVYQQGRCDEHGVARHGYAADAPFIDTPRDARNHYSKRFGIESSYRLAKQSLAFTSSQDAGLRLVMFVVSLLLQNSWRYLHWRYVAAPRRGGRRLWRWSFTEFCEMVLRAAWTALGVRRSVPANQPLDDRFFR, from the coding sequence GTGAAGCCTACCCAGGCAGACAGCGAGATAGAGGAAGAGCACCTGCTTAATTGTGTCGTCAACAGCCTCGACGAGGAACTTGCGATAGACCTCGGCGAGAATGTCGAGGTCACGACAGAGACGTTGTACGAGGTCCTCGCCGGCGCCAGCGCCGGCGGGACCTCAATCAACCACGTCTGCGAAACAACTGACGACTCGCCCCACGCCAATACCGTCCGTGGACATCTCACCGACCAGTTTGAGCTGGACTCCGTTGAGGCGGTTGGGGACACACTCCTGCAACGAGATACTCTTGAGACACTGCCGGATCGGCCGGTGGAGGTCGTCGCCGACCTCCACCTGGATCCTTACTACGGTGACGAGGACGAGACAGAGGCGCTGTACTCCTCGCAGGCTAAACGCGGAACCACGGCGTTTCACGCGTATGCGACGCTCTATGCGCGGGTACGAAACAAGCGGTACACGCTGGCGGTTCGCCAGTTAGTCGCTGGCGAGACCACCAGCGATGTCCTCGCTGAGTTTCTTGAACTGCTTGACGGCCTTGACCTCGGCGTCAAGGCCGTCTACCTCGATCGCGGATTCTACAACAGCACCGGTCTCAAACTGCTGTACGCGCACAACTACGCCTACGTGATGCCGATTGTCAAGTGGGGCGAAACGATTCAGGACGAACTCAACAGCGGCTGGAGCCGCGAGATTGAACACGATCTCGCCGGCGAGGTGACGTTTCCTGTGTTCATCGACTGTGTTTACCAGCAAGGACGGTGCGACGAACACGGGGTGGCGCGTCACGGCTACGCCGCTGACGCGCCGTTCATCGACACGCCACGAGATGCCCGAAACCACTACAGCAAACGCTTCGGCATCGAGTCGAGCTACCGATTAGCCAAGCAGAGCCTCGCGTTCACCAGTTCTCAGGATGCTGGACTGCGGCTGGTGATGTTTGTAGTGAGCCTATTGCTTCAGAACAGCTGGCGGTATCTTCACTGGAGGTACGTGGCGGCGCCCCGCCGCGGGGGGCGCCGCCTCTGGAGATGGTCGTTCACGGAGTTCTGTGAGATGGTGCTGCGGGCAGCCTGGACAGCGCTTGGTGTGCGCAGGTCTGTTCCAGCGAACCAACCACTCGACGACCGGTTCTTCCGGTAG
- a CDS encoding restriction endonuclease, translating to MAVLDDLSGFEFEDVIEDVFRNLGYENVRQADRTADEGRDVLMEEVVDGTRRAIIVECKHTGTVGRPVVQKLHSAIATFDFDGPKRGMVVTTGRFTNPAQEYANRLQQNDDPHAIELLDGEDLREIADEIGLDLYNGRIEILCDETLRPYDPAADVDAAVEVAFRDIENIESADLPEPHSAVTFRPVVAVTADTNAVFETSVGVIHRINDRTRFVVHAERGQPQVVDEDVGTLVTENLHATVDLDAEQFGAVFDDVEENRFGQTQTEYKEWAVERLQQHHTTTVTYTGDNNVTYNKTCEPNRSDISVQTIEPVYLPEVRHTTDLQEYTYPYEYYAAGPSRVTAEDGIHRCVHCDTSGVDEPYTYCPNCGAISCDSHSKTERLEQEPVCTGCAVTERFALKTKYFYDEQNLKAFREEYAAMPLHEKAMENRLLAGGSVVVALLAVIVLLAGGGII from the coding sequence ATGGCTGTACTGGACGATCTCTCGGGGTTCGAGTTCGAGGATGTGATCGAGGACGTGTTCCGTAACCTCGGCTACGAGAACGTCCGCCAGGCCGACCGCACGGCTGACGAGGGTCGCGATGTCCTTATGGAGGAGGTCGTCGACGGAACGCGGCGTGCGATCATCGTCGAGTGTAAGCACACGGGGACGGTCGGACGCCCCGTCGTCCAGAAGCTCCACTCCGCCATAGCGACCTTCGACTTCGACGGCCCCAAACGCGGGATGGTCGTCACGACCGGCCGGTTTACGAACCCTGCTCAGGAGTACGCAAACCGCCTCCAGCAAAACGACGACCCACACGCAATCGAACTGCTCGATGGCGAGGACCTCCGGGAGATCGCCGACGAGATCGGCCTCGACCTCTACAACGGCCGCATCGAGATTCTCTGCGACGAGACGCTACGTCCCTACGATCCGGCCGCCGACGTCGACGCGGCCGTCGAGGTGGCATTTCGCGACATCGAGAACATCGAGAGCGCCGACCTCCCGGAACCACATTCGGCGGTGACGTTCCGCCCAGTGGTCGCGGTCACCGCGGACACGAACGCCGTCTTCGAGACGTCGGTGGGTGTCATCCACCGGATCAACGACCGGACGCGGTTCGTCGTCCACGCCGAACGCGGGCAGCCGCAGGTCGTCGACGAAGACGTCGGGACGCTGGTCACCGAGAACCTCCATGCGACGGTCGATCTCGACGCCGAGCAGTTCGGAGCAGTGTTCGACGACGTCGAGGAGAACCGGTTCGGCCAGACGCAGACCGAGTACAAGGAGTGGGCCGTCGAGCGGCTCCAGCAGCACCACACGACGACGGTGACCTACACCGGCGACAACAACGTCACATACAACAAGACCTGCGAGCCGAACCGCTCGGACATCTCCGTCCAGACGATCGAGCCGGTGTATCTCCCCGAGGTTCGGCACACCACTGACCTTCAGGAGTACACCTATCCTTACGAGTACTACGCAGCGGGTCCGTCCAGAGTGACCGCCGAGGACGGGATCCATCGGTGCGTCCACTGTGACACGAGCGGCGTCGACGAGCCGTACACGTATTGTCCGAACTGCGGGGCAATCTCCTGCGACAGTCATAGCAAGACCGAACGGCTTGAGCAGGAGCCGGTGTGTACGGGGTGTGCGGTCACCGAGCGATTTGCGTTGAAGACGAAGTACTTCTACGACGAACAGAACCTCAAGGCGTTCCGCGAGGAGTACGCGGCGATGCCCCTCCACGAGAAAGCGATGGAGAACAGGCTACTGGCCGGAGGGAGTGTGGTCGTGGCGCTTCTGGCGGTTATTGTCCTGCTCGCGGGTGGCGGCATCATCTAA
- a CDS encoding permease yields the protein MLAPLGPAVAEALRIGIGFLWTAAWAIIMGLVITSLVQVYVSKERMAAVLGDADMAGVTKATLFGAASSGCSFGAVAIGKGLFKKGAHVVNFLAFMFASTNLIVELGLMILILLGWEFLVAELLGGLILIAVMAVIVQLTLPETLFEEVRTELNQRDHDHGVTEDPTCGMEGRDEYSLVTDGGETLKFCSEGCMETYQQEVASSGSWRDELLSWGGWYKVGNQYRKEWSMLYTDVIAGFLISGFVIVFVPQWVWNTLFLQGDGILVSAENAVMGVAIAVISFVGSMGNVPFAVALWGGGVSFAGVIAFVYADLITVPVLNVYRKYYGWSVMLYILGVFFVTMAFTGFLMEQLFSVLGIVPDLAGGMTASEQTYFELNYTFYLNLIAFALSGFLLYVYRRGLGAPGQYRDPVCGMRTGEDGPTVIHDGDTYHFCSKACRRAFEETPEEFAMIDPTVSGAHDHH from the coding sequence ATGTTAGCACCACTGGGACCAGCGGTTGCCGAGGCCCTCCGGATCGGGATCGGCTTCCTCTGGACAGCCGCCTGGGCGATCATCATGGGATTAGTGATCACCAGTCTCGTCCAAGTTTACGTCTCGAAAGAACGAATGGCTGCCGTGCTTGGCGATGCCGATATGGCCGGTGTCACGAAGGCCACGCTGTTCGGCGCTGCCAGCAGCGGCTGTAGCTTCGGTGCGGTCGCCATCGGGAAGGGGCTCTTCAAAAAGGGTGCCCACGTCGTGAACTTCCTCGCGTTCATGTTCGCGTCGACGAACCTCATCGTCGAACTCGGATTGATGATCCTGATCCTGTTGGGCTGGGAGTTCCTCGTTGCCGAGTTACTCGGTGGTCTCATCCTCATCGCAGTGATGGCAGTGATCGTCCAGTTGACGCTTCCAGAAACCCTCTTTGAGGAGGTTCGCACCGAACTGAATCAGCGAGATCACGACCACGGCGTGACCGAGGATCCGACCTGCGGAATGGAGGGGCGAGACGAGTATTCGCTCGTCACGGATGGTGGCGAGACGCTGAAATTCTGTTCGGAGGGTTGTATGGAGACCTATCAGCAGGAGGTGGCCAGCAGTGGGAGCTGGCGAGACGAACTCCTGTCGTGGGGTGGCTGGTACAAGGTCGGCAACCAGTATCGCAAGGAGTGGTCGATGCTCTACACGGACGTGATAGCGGGCTTTCTGATCTCTGGATTCGTCATCGTGTTCGTCCCACAGTGGGTCTGGAACACGCTGTTTTTGCAGGGCGACGGCATCCTTGTCAGCGCTGAGAACGCAGTCATGGGCGTGGCTATCGCTGTTATTAGCTTCGTCGGTAGCATGGGAAACGTCCCGTTCGCCGTTGCGCTCTGGGGTGGCGGTGTGAGCTTCGCCGGTGTGATCGCCTTCGTCTATGCCGACCTCATTACAGTCCCCGTGCTCAACGTCTACCGGAAGTACTACGGCTGGAGTGTGATGCTGTATATCCTCGGCGTGTTCTTCGTGACGATGGCATTCACGGGGTTTCTCATGGAACAGCTATTTAGTGTGTTAGGGATCGTCCCCGATCTCGCTGGTGGCATGACTGCGAGCGAGCAGACCTATTTCGAACTGAACTATACGTTCTACCTCAATCTGATCGCGTTCGCACTCTCAGGATTCCTTCTCTACGTGTACCGACGCGGTCTGGGAGCACCCGGTCAGTACCGGGATCCTGTCTGTGGAATGCGAACCGGCGAGGATGGTCCAACCGTCATCCACGATGGTGATACCTACCATTTCTGTTCGAAGGCGTGTCGACGAGCCTTCGAGGAGACACCCGAGGAGTTCGCTATGATCGATCCAACAGTCTCGGGCGCTCACGATCACCATTGA
- a CDS encoding DUF7389 domain-containing protein: protein MSEHTPPSRADDESTKASEQSTRTEYVERSDVGVSLTVKLTRGTGTRDQDKIVAKAKGKTMEDAREDMEILREYIHDLAEDARQIQPKEEDG, encoded by the coding sequence ATGTCAGAACACACCCCACCATCTCGTGCAGATGACGAATCGACCAAAGCCAGTGAACAGTCGACACGAACGGAGTACGTCGAACGCAGTGACGTCGGCGTCTCCCTCACCGTGAAGCTTACTCGCGGGACTGGCACCCGCGATCAGGACAAAATCGTGGCCAAAGCGAAAGGCAAGACTATGGAAGACGCTCGCGAGGACATGGAGATTCTTCGGGAGTACATCCATGATCTCGCAGAGGACGCTCGTCAGATCCAACCCAAGGAAGAAGACGGGTAA
- a CDS encoding SHOCT domain-containing protein, with protein MTTNTIDRQLVWVVLAIIAALIIVPLFGMMWAGPMMGGMWGTGMWGADGMSGWMLIIGVGMQLLFVAVIAGAVYLGYRATRKGDDSSDPAVKELRAAYARGDLSDEEYERRRDRLETEP; from the coding sequence ATGACCACCAATACAATTGATCGACAACTCGTCTGGGTCGTCCTCGCAATCATCGCTGCCCTGATTATCGTTCCCCTGTTCGGCATGATGTGGGCCGGACCGATGATGGGTGGGATGTGGGGTACCGGAATGTGGGGTGCAGATGGCATGTCTGGATGGATGCTCATCATTGGCGTGGGGATGCAACTCCTCTTCGTCGCCGTCATTGCCGGGGCCGTCTACCTCGGCTATCGAGCGACACGCAAGGGGGATGACTCATCTGACCCTGCAGTCAAGGAGCTTCGGGCTGCCTACGCACGTGGCGACCTGAGCGACGAGGAGTACGAACGACGGCGGGACCGACTCGAAACCGAACCGTAA
- a CDS encoding DUF7568 family protein: MPRITNWTRESRTPSLAYRNTETGARAVLHRGPDSYRYKWRAAILVDGYPVWSRGFETKQATVFRDTLRDRPTPKLSCPECPNDDVLVGEKAADGANVQRWFDCPGCGYEARSKIVYAAER; the protein is encoded by the coding sequence ATGCCCCGAATCACAAACTGGACACGGGAGAGTCGAACGCCGTCGCTCGCGTATCGAAACACCGAGACTGGAGCCCGAGCCGTTCTCCACCGTGGACCGGACTCCTACCGGTACAAGTGGCGAGCAGCAATCCTCGTCGACGGCTATCCGGTCTGGTCACGTGGCTTCGAGACGAAGCAGGCGACAGTCTTTCGGGACACTCTTCGAGACAGACCAACCCCCAAGTTGAGCTGCCCTGAGTGCCCGAATGACGACGTTCTCGTCGGTGAGAAGGCAGCTGACGGGGCGAACGTACAGCGCTGGTTCGACTGCCCCGGCTGTGGCTACGAAGCTCGTTCGAAGATCGTCTACGCTGCAGAACGCTGA
- a CDS encoding PQQ-binding-like beta-propeller repeat protein translates to MTLHTRRRLLATIGAASSAALAGCSTERFGGGWPRTTETTTDPIPGEERGWAQFGRTPGHAGFAPEVRVDDPDPVWSVNFEGGLTSPAVVEDRVFVHAGPAPESGEAGTVLALDGGGEERWRRTLPGGGGGSSGCPPVVHRGSVYVGGLDGVYALDARDGSPRWSRETSGSVNEAVLGRDDRVFASTGETLLALDTRGQEGWTYTTGDDRFSTAAPAAGSGYVLYTTRVLGSVVAIQPGTVGDPLTEWRYAPGETDFDTPTVVDGDAYIPGDRLHALSAATGEVRWTAPVRSTAGVSTDGDRLYLPIDDGALVALDTADGTERWRVSLASEEGVFLRTRPLVTERSVIVTTEKPGLDEPANTFAVDRRNGEVRWQREQPGNIGYDAVAAGGRLYVPVLWDFTLDRESGGTLVALAN, encoded by the coding sequence GTGACCCTCCATACGAGACGCCGACTACTCGCGACCATCGGGGCCGCCAGTAGCGCCGCCCTCGCCGGCTGCTCAACCGAGCGGTTCGGCGGAGGCTGGCCCCGAACTACTGAGACGACAACTGACCCGATTCCCGGTGAGGAACGCGGCTGGGCGCAGTTCGGTCGCACACCCGGTCATGCGGGGTTCGCCCCCGAGGTCCGGGTTGATGATCCCGACCCGGTCTGGTCGGTCAACTTCGAGGGTGGCCTGACCTCCCCGGCCGTGGTCGAGGATCGAGTGTTCGTTCACGCCGGGCCAGCCCCGGAGTCGGGCGAAGCTGGCACAGTGCTCGCCCTCGACGGGGGCGGCGAAGAACGCTGGCGGCGGACGCTGCCGGGTGGAGGCGGCGGGTCATCTGGGTGTCCCCCGGTCGTCCACCGCGGCTCTGTGTACGTCGGCGGCCTAGATGGGGTGTACGCGCTCGACGCCCGCGACGGGAGTCCGCGGTGGAGTCGGGAAACTTCCGGATCGGTGAACGAGGCAGTCCTCGGCCGCGATGATCGGGTATTCGCCTCTACTGGTGAGACGCTGCTGGCGCTCGACACGCGCGGCCAAGAAGGCTGGACCTACACCACCGGCGACGACCGATTCTCGACGGCCGCCCCCGCGGCTGGCAGCGGCTACGTCCTCTACACGACACGGGTGCTTGGGAGCGTCGTCGCCATCCAGCCCGGCACTGTTGGGGACCCGCTGACGGAGTGGCGGTACGCACCCGGAGAGACCGACTTCGACACCCCAACCGTGGTCGATGGCGACGCATACATCCCTGGCGACCGGCTCCACGCGCTGTCGGCCGCGACCGGGGAGGTTCGCTGGACGGCCCCCGTACGATCGACAGCCGGCGTCTCGACCGACGGGGACCGGCTCTACCTCCCGATCGATGACGGGGCGCTGGTGGCGCTCGACACCGCGGATGGCACCGAGCGCTGGCGTGTCTCCCTTGCCTCCGAGGAGGGCGTCTTCCTCCGGACTCGCCCGCTCGTGACCGAACGGTCTGTCATCGTCACTACTGAGAAGCCGGGACTTGATGAGCCGGCGAACACGTTCGCCGTCGACCGCCGGAACGGGGAGGTCCGCTGGCAACGCGAACAACCCGGTAACATCGGCTACGACGCGGTCGCAGCGGGCGGACGGCTCTACGTTCCGGTCCTTTGGGACTTCACCCTCGACAGAGAGAGCGGCGGGACACTAGTGGCACTGGCCAACTGA
- a CDS encoding DUF6166 domain-containing protein has product MSGISDPRSHVQSRTSADPDVIYVGYRRRGHAIVEKQSEQEQLTPERSLELADHSPSGFEWGYGGSGPAQLALALLLDYTDDEAFALDHYQEFKTEVVSQLDCAGSSERWRLTGREIDAALHETSREPVAPSI; this is encoded by the coding sequence ATGAGTGGAATCAGCGACCCACGCTCACACGTACAGTCACGGACCTCGGCTGATCCCGACGTCATCTACGTCGGTTACCGTCGTCGAGGCCATGCCATCGTCGAGAAGCAATCGGAGCAAGAACAGCTCACGCCAGAGCGGAGTCTCGAGCTGGCGGATCACAGTCCCTCGGGCTTCGAATGGGGATATGGTGGCAGCGGGCCGGCCCAACTCGCACTCGCCCTCCTCCTCGACTACACGGATGACGAAGCGTTCGCCCTCGATCACTACCAGGAATTCAAAACCGAGGTCGTGAGCCAGCTGGACTGCGCTGGGTCCAGTGAACGCTGGCGACTCACCGGGCGCGAGATCGACGCAGCCCTTCACGAAACATCCAGAGAGCCGGTCGCACCGTCAATCTGA